GTGGCGACCGCCGGCGTCTCTATCATTGCTGCCGCTGGAGCGGCTGGTTTGGGTGCTGACTTCTCTGGCTCTTTATCATCAGCCTTAGGTGCTGgatcttttttcttgtcatctcctttctttttgtcGTCATCCTTGTCGTCGTTCTTGGCCTTCTTCTTGTCCTCCGCTGGTTTCTCTCCTTTTGCCGCCGTCTCCTTCTTAGGCGCCCTCGCTTCTTTCTTCACACTTATCTCGTTCACTTCGTAACTGAGGATAAACTTGCCAACCTTGCGGCTGATCTTCTTCATGAACTTCTCGGGATCGAACGTCCCCGTGATTGTCACCGTGTTCTCCTTCTCATCGAAGTTCTTGGTCTGCAAATCTGCTCAGTCAATCGAGGCAAAC
Above is a window of Nymphaea colorata isolate Beijing-Zhang1983 chromosome 8, ASM883128v2, whole genome shotgun sequence DNA encoding:
- the LOC116259111 gene encoding uncharacterized protein LOC116259111; its protein translation is MSKVYSIVMKVRLDCPTCQKKITKALCSVCICDLQTKNFDEKENTVTITGTFDPEKFMKKISRKVGKFILSYEVNEISVKKEARAPKKETAAKGEKPAEDKKKAKNDDKDDDKKKGDDKKKDPAPKADDKEPEKSAPKPAAPAAAMIETPAVATEVYSIPAIGAPASWGYYGQYPYGYYPKSCQGVHERPPYCSCGSSHGQNHYGQQSAGFFSEEDSTCTVM